A stretch of Acidobacteriota bacterium DNA encodes these proteins:
- a CDS encoding dTDP-4-dehydrorhamnose 3,5-epimerase family protein: MIQGVEIKNLRVIPDERGRLMEILRCDEKLFKKFGQVYVSTTYPGVVKAWHLHEEQFDNIVCLYGMIKLVLYDSRKNSPTFNELNEFFLGNYNPQLVQIPPNVFHGWKCIGEEEAIVMNIPTEPYKYDNPDEIRIDPHKNDIPYDWSRKDG, translated from the coding sequence ATGATACAAGGAGTTGAGATAAAGAATTTAAGGGTAATCCCTGATGAGAGAGGAAGGCTTATGGAAATACTCAGATGTGATGAAAAATTATTCAAAAAATTTGGGCAGGTATATGTATCAACTACTTATCCAGGAGTTGTAAAAGCATGGCATCTTCATGAAGAACAGTTCGACAACATTGTTTGTTTATATGGAATGATAAAACTGGTTCTCTATGACAGCAGAAAAAACTCTCCCACGTTCAATGAATTAAACGAGTTTTTTCTTGGAAATTATAACCCCCAACTTGTTCAGATTCCACCCAATGTTTTCCATGGATGGAAATGTATCGGAGAGGAGGAAGCAATTGTAATGAACATTCCCACAGAGCCTTACAAATACGATAATCCTGATGAAATAAGGATAGACCCCCATAAGAATGATATTCCATATGATTGGAGCAGAAAGGATGGGTAA
- a CDS encoding NAD-dependent epimerase/dehydratase family protein yields MKLLVTGGTGFLGKRLCFALHRKGYKLRIVARDITKIKDFPEELEIVFGDIRDREIINKTIDGIDGILHLAALVKSWVKNKKEYYEINVQALQNLLNICEQKKLKFLYVSTFFVSGPTGDKIFNEDDFKERVKFFNEYERTKYLGYEISKIHKKKGNPIIIVFPGIIYGPGELTDGNFIVKLILDHIQGNLPGMIGKGKYLWNFVYVDDVVEGIISAWEKEKFGEEFILGGENTLNKNVFEILEKYTGIKPPKLKIPPAIAYSFGIVQYLYSEITNKQPKFIHRDVKLLTKNWAYSSEKAEKLLDYKWRSLEEGLKDTIEWIQDEVIKLNDER; encoded by the coding sequence GTGAAACTCCTCGTCACAGGAGGAACTGGTTTTTTAGGAAAAAGATTGTGCTTTGCTTTACACAGAAAAGGATATAAATTAAGAATTGTAGCTAGGGATATAACAAAAATAAAAGACTTTCCTGAAGAATTGGAAATTGTTTTTGGAGATATTCGGGATAGGGAAATAATAAATAAAACAATCGATGGAATCGATGGGATATTACACCTCGCAGCTCTTGTGAAGAGCTGGGTAAAGAACAAAAAGGAATACTATGAAATAAATGTCCAAGCATTGCAAAATTTATTGAACATCTGTGAACAAAAAAAATTAAAGTTCCTTTATGTGTCAACTTTTTTCGTATCCGGACCAACAGGAGATAAAATTTTCAATGAAGATGATTTCAAAGAAAGAGTTAAATTTTTCAACGAATATGAAAGAACAAAATATCTGGGATATGAGATTTCAAAAATACATAAAAAAAAAGGAAACCCAATAATCATTGTTTTCCCTGGAATTATATACGGACCCGGAGAGCTTACCGACGGCAATTTTATCGTAAAACTGATTTTAGACCATATACAGGGAAATCTTCCTGGAATGATAGGAAAGGGCAAATATTTGTGGAACTTTGTTTATGTGGATGATGTTGTGGAGGGAATAATTTCAGCATGGGAAAAGGAAAAATTTGGGGAAGAATTCATCCTGGGAGGAGAAAATACGTTAAATAAAAATGTGTTTGAAATATTAGAAAAATATACAGGAATAAAACCTCCTAAATTGAAAATTCCTCCAGCAATTGCCTATTCCTTTGGTATCGTTCAGTATCTTTATTCAGAAATAACAAACAAACAGCCAAAATTTATCCACAGGGATGTTAAACTGTTGACAAAAAATTGGGCTTATTCTTCTGAAAAAGCTGAAAAATTGCTTGACTATAAATGGAGATCGCTTGAAGAGGGCTTGAAAGATACAATTGAATGGATTCAAGACGAGGTGATTAAACTTAATGATGAACGCTAA
- a CDS encoding DUF92 domain-containing protein gives MMNAKFSEDLRKIIHITMGGFALLLRWLEWYQAAFLALVALGFNLTILKKIGKDKIFRKEELKGIGGIIFYPLSVFILIILFRNHLHIAAAGWAMMALGDGMATLIGIHFGKKKIPWNKEKSYLGTIICFIFGFAGMSFFIWWVGARYEGVLNSYSLFIVPFLGAIFASFIESLPIRINDNLLIPISSGIFLYVLLLADPFIFSLKKDILISNFLTGIFINLIFAILGIAIRGVSISGFISGIFVGTGIYTFLGFSGFLILLLFFLIGTVSTKIGLKKKEKLHIAEERKGARSFKNVFGKGFAPLFFSYLAFSYSKDLFSIAFVSSLATGTFDTASSELGKVFGKETYSILSLKKVTAGEPGGFSLEGTLFGIFSALLISFVSFYIGLINSISILIVLISCLLANFFENIISSTIEVKGIISNEITNFINTLSGGLISIFIFSLVK, from the coding sequence ATGATGAACGCTAAATTTTCAGAAGATCTAAGAAAAATAATCCACATAACAATGGGAGGCTTCGCATTATTGCTAAGATGGCTGGAATGGTATCAGGCAGCATTTCTTGCTCTGGTCGCTTTAGGGTTTAATCTCACCATATTAAAAAAAATAGGAAAAGATAAAATTTTCAGAAAAGAAGAGTTAAAAGGAATAGGAGGGATTATATTTTATCCTCTCTCGGTGTTTATCTTAATCATCCTTTTTAGAAATCATCTTCACATAGCAGCAGCTGGATGGGCAATGATGGCTTTAGGGGATGGAATGGCCACTTTAATTGGAATTCACTTCGGTAAGAAAAAAATCCCCTGGAATAAAGAGAAAAGCTATTTAGGAACTATTATCTGTTTTATATTCGGGTTCGCTGGAATGAGTTTTTTTATATGGTGGGTTGGAGCAAGATATGAAGGAGTTTTAAACAGTTATTCTTTGTTCATTGTTCCTTTTTTAGGGGCGATTTTTGCCTCATTCATTGAATCTCTTCCCATCAGAATTAACGATAACCTACTGATACCCATTTCATCTGGAATATTTCTGTATGTTCTGCTTTTAGCCGACCCTTTTATTTTTTCTCTGAAGAAAGACATTTTAATCTCTAATTTTTTAACTGGGATATTCATTAATTTAATTTTCGCAATTTTAGGAATTGCAATCAGAGGTGTGAGTATTTCCGGCTTTATATCTGGAATTTTTGTTGGGACTGGCATTTATACATTTTTAGGTTTTTCAGGGTTTTTAATTCTCCTTTTATTTTTTCTTATCGGAACAGTATCAACAAAGATAGGACTTAAAAAAAAGGAAAAATTACACATAGCTGAAGAAAGAAAAGGTGCAAGGTCCTTCAAAAATGTTTTCGGAAAGGGATTTGCTCCCCTTTTTTTCAGTTATTTAGCATTTTCTTATTCAAAAGATCTGTTTTCCATAGCATTTGTATCATCTCTTGCCACAGGGACTTTTGATACCGCATCATCTGAACTCGGAAAAGTATTTGGAAAAGAGACCTATTCAATTTTAAGTTTAAAAAAAGTCACGGCAGGTGAACCAGGAGGATTCTCATTGGAGGGGACTCTCTTTGGAATTTTCTCTGCCTTACTGATTTCTTTTGTATCTTTTTACATTGGACTCATCAATAGCATTTCAATTCTAATCGTTCTTATATCCTGTCTTTTAGCAAATTTTTTTGAAAACATTATAAGCTCAACCATTGAGGTAAAGGGAATAATTTCAAATGAAATAACAAACTTTATAAACACACTTTCTGGTGGTTTGATTTCAATTTTCATTTTCTCTCTTGTCAAATGA
- a CDS encoding GDP-mannose 4,6-dehydratase: MRILITGITGFVGSHLAEYVLNNQPGVEIWGLGRWRSSLDNIRGILNKINLIEGDLKDLSSIKHVLKNVKPDWIFHLAAQSFVPASWKLPAETFAINVIGEINLFEAILDLKLDPKIHIAGSSEEYGLVYEEEIPIKETNPLRPLSPYAVSKVSQDLLAYQYFKSYRLRTVRTRAFNHTGPRRGLVFVTSNFSKQIAEIERGERDPVIFTGNLDARRDFTDVRDTVKAYWLSLEKGDEGEVYNISSGKAYSIKEVLNILLRYTNKKIEIKLDEERLRPSDVMLLIGDSTKFREKTKWKPEIPFEQTLQDLLNWWRERI; this comes from the coding sequence ATGAGAATTCTAATTACTGGCATCACAGGGTTTGTAGGAAGTCATTTGGCAGAGTATGTGCTAAACAATCAGCCTGGAGTTGAAATATGGGGATTGGGAAGATGGAGGAGTTCTTTAGATAACATCAGGGGAATCTTAAATAAAATCAATCTAATTGAAGGTGATTTGAAGGATCTCTCTTCCATTAAACATGTACTGAAAAATGTTAAACCAGACTGGATATTCCATTTAGCAGCCCAGAGCTTTGTTCCAGCATCATGGAAATTACCAGCAGAAACATTCGCAATAAATGTAATAGGCGAGATAAATCTCTTTGAAGCAATTTTAGATTTAAAATTGGATCCTAAAATTCACATTGCAGGCTCCAGCGAAGAGTACGGATTAGTTTATGAAGAAGAAATTCCGATAAAAGAAACAAATCCTCTCAGACCTCTGAGTCCCTATGCAGTTAGCAAAGTTTCCCAGGATTTACTCGCATATCAGTACTTTAAGAGTTATAGGTTAAGAACAGTAAGAACCAGGGCATTCAATCACACAGGTCCTCGTAGAGGTTTAGTTTTTGTAACTTCAAATTTTTCAAAACAGATAGCTGAAATAGAAAGAGGAGAAAGAGACCCTGTAATATTCACTGGAAATCTTGATGCAAGGAGAGATTTTACTGATGTAAGAGACACAGTAAAAGCCTACTGGCTTTCATTAGAAAAGGGAGATGAAGGAGAGGTCTATAACATAAGTTCTGGCAAGGCCTATTCAATAAAAGAGGTGCTTAATATACTTCTGAGATACACAAATAAAAAAATTGAAATTAAGCTGGACGAGGAAAGATTAAGACCTTCGGATGTCATGCTTCTTATTGGGGATAGCACAAAATTTAGAGAAAAAACAAAATGGAAACCAGAAATTCCATTTGAACAGACACTTCAAGATCTGCTTAACTGGTGGAGAGAAAGAATTTGA
- a CDS encoding GDP-mannose 4,6-dehydratase yields MERKNLRALITGITGFAGGHLKEFLRKKYIDVFGIADPKFPSDKKGIYVLDIRKFKSLKAIIKDLKPDLVFHFAAISNVSKSWLNKRLTFQTNFFGTLNLLEAIKHTSPDSKILLVGSAEMYGNVPQVKQPINEKFPINPVNPYATSKAAQELLGKLYLNGEGLNVYFVRSFNYTGPGQSENFVCSDLARQIIFIEKGLSPPVIKTGNLEIKRDFSDVRDVIKAYYLILTKGKRGEIYQTCSGKTYRIREILEILLSYTDKKIRIIEDTKKKRKHDIPVLHGDFNKLRKDTGWKPEIPIEKTLLDLINWWRVIV; encoded by the coding sequence GTGGAGAGAAAGAATTTGAGAGCTCTTATCACAGGGATTACTGGCTTTGCTGGAGGCCACTTAAAAGAATTTTTAAGAAAAAAATATATCGATGTATTCGGAATTGCAGATCCAAAGTTCCCCTCCGACAAGAAGGGAATTTATGTTCTTGATATCAGAAAATTTAAATCTTTAAAAGCAATTATTAAAGATTTAAAACCAGACCTTGTATTCCACTTTGCTGCCATATCAAATGTAAGTAAAAGCTGGCTGAATAAAAGGTTAACCTTTCAAACCAATTTTTTTGGAACCCTTAACCTCCTCGAAGCAATCAAGCATACTTCACCTGATTCAAAGATTCTTCTTGTTGGATCAGCAGAAATGTATGGAAATGTTCCACAAGTTAAACAACCCATAAATGAAAAATTCCCGATAAATCCGGTAAATCCATATGCCACATCAAAAGCAGCCCAAGAACTCCTTGGCAAACTCTATCTTAATGGAGAAGGACTCAACGTGTATTTTGTAAGATCATTTAACTATACAGGACCTGGACAGAGCGAAAATTTTGTTTGTTCTGACCTTGCCAGACAGATTATATTTATTGAGAAAGGATTATCTCCTCCTGTTATAAAAACAGGAAATTTAGAAATTAAAAGAGATTTTTCTGATGTTAGAGATGTAATCAAAGCTTACTATCTTATACTCACCAAAGGGAAAAGAGGAGAAATCTACCAAACATGCTCTGGTAAAACTTACAGAATAAGAGAAATTCTTGAAATACTCCTATCTTATACAGATAAAAAAATAAGAATAATAGAAGACACGAAGAAAAAGAGAAAGCATGACATACCTGTTCTCCATGGGGATTTCAATAAATTGAGAAAAGATACAGGCTGGAAACCTGAAATTCCAATTGAAAAAACATTACTGGATTTAATCAACTGGTGGCGAGTTATAGTGTGA
- a CDS encoding glucose-1-phosphate thymidylyltransferase, giving the protein MKGLILSGGKGTRLRPLTYSQAKQLVPVANKPVLFYGLEALSEVGIKEIGIIVGETKKDIVEALGDGSRWNVKVTYIDQPEPLGLAHAVLISESFLKNEPFIMYLGDNILKSGIKSFYEEFLKEKPNSLILLCPVPNPEQFGVAELDGEKVIRLIEKPKTPPSNLALVGVYIFDENIFKAVKSLKPSWRNELEITDAIQYLIDNGYNVKSHLVSGWWKDTGKLEDILEANRLILETIESKIEIQIENQSKIEGRVQIEKDVELKESVIRGPAIIGERCKIINSYIGPFTSIEKNSYIKDTEIENSIVLEGSIIDGIKSKIEESLIGRFSKIKKDLKKPEAYRFMIGENSEIGIK; this is encoded by the coding sequence ATGAAAGGATTGATTTTAAGTGGGGGAAAGGGAACAAGGTTAAGACCTTTAACTTACAGCCAGGCAAAACAATTGGTTCCAGTTGCCAACAAGCCTGTTCTTTTCTACGGTTTGGAAGCTCTTTCAGAAGTTGGAATAAAAGAAATCGGAATAATAGTCGGAGAAACAAAAAAGGATATAGTCGAAGCTCTTGGAGATGGTTCCAGATGGAATGTTAAGGTTACATACATTGATCAGCCAGAACCATTGGGACTTGCCCATGCTGTATTGATTTCTGAGAGTTTTTTAAAGAATGAGCCATTCATCATGTATTTGGGGGACAACATTTTAAAGAGTGGAATAAAATCTTTTTATGAAGAATTTTTAAAAGAAAAGCCAAATTCCCTCATACTATTATGTCCTGTTCCTAATCCAGAACAATTTGGAGTGGCTGAGCTGGATGGAGAGAAAGTCATAAGACTTATAGAAAAACCTAAAACTCCTCCATCAAATTTAGCCCTTGTTGGTGTATATATTTTCGATGAAAACATTTTCAAAGCTGTTAAATCACTAAAACCTTCATGGAGAAATGAACTAGAAATTACCGATGCAATTCAGTATTTAATAGATAATGGGTATAACGTAAAATCGCATCTTGTTAGCGGATGGTGGAAAGATACGGGCAAACTTGAGGATATACTCGAAGCTAACAGACTTATTTTGGAGACAATCGAAAGTAAAATAGAAATTCAAATAGAAAATCAGTCAAAAATAGAAGGAAGAGTGCAAATTGAAAAAGATGTAGAACTGAAAGAAAGTGTAATAAGGGGTCCTGCAATAATCGGTGAAAGATGCAAAATAATTAATTCCTACATAGGTCCTTTTACCTCGATAGAAAAAAATTCATACATAAAAGATACCGAGATAGAAAATAGCATTGTCTTGGAGGGAAGTATAATCGATGGCATAAAGAGCAAAATTGAAGAAAGCCTCATCGGGAGATTTTCCAAAATAAAAAAAGATTTGAAAAAGCCAGAAGCATATAGATTTATGATCGGAGAAAATTCTGAAATCGGAATTAAATAG
- the rfbB gene encoding dTDP-glucose 4,6-dehydratase, with the protein MGKKFLITGGAGFIGSNFIKHLLKKYPDIKILNIDKLTYAGNLENLKEIENDERYKFYKGDIRDRELIRKLLTESDVIVNFAAETHVDRSILFPEEFILTDVLGTFTLLDELKKFKDKLFIHVSTDEVYGSIENGSFSEDDPLMPSSPYSASKAGGDRLAYSYFKTFNLPVIILRPCNNYGPHQFPEKLIPLFITNALEDRELPLYGDGQNIRDWLYVSDCCGAIDLIIKKGEIGEVYNIAASQEFPNVYIANKILELLNKPDSLIKFVKDRPGHDKRYSLKWEKIKKLGWQPEISINEGLKLTIKWYRENVSWWRKIKEESDEFKKFYKSYYEEVK; encoded by the coding sequence ATGGGTAAAAAATTTCTCATTACAGGAGGAGCTGGATTCATTGGCTCAAATTTTATAAAACATCTTTTAAAAAAATACCCTGACATTAAGATTTTAAATATAGATAAATTAACTTATGCAGGAAATTTAGAAAATCTGAAAGAAATTGAAAACGATGAAAGATACAAATTCTACAAGGGTGATATAAGAGACCGTGAATTAATAAGAAAATTATTGACTGAATCTGATGTCATAGTAAATTTTGCTGCTGAAACCCATGTGGATAGATCGATACTTTTCCCTGAAGAATTTATACTTACAGATGTCCTTGGAACTTTCACCCTTCTGGATGAATTAAAAAAGTTTAAAGATAAATTATTCATCCATGTATCAACCGATGAAGTGTATGGAAGCATTGAAAATGGTTCATTCTCCGAAGATGACCCTTTAATGCCTTCATCTCCTTATTCAGCAAGTAAGGCAGGAGGTGACAGGTTGGCATATTCTTACTTTAAAACTTTTAACCTTCCAGTTATAATTTTAAGACCATGTAATAATTATGGCCCCCATCAATTCCCGGAAAAACTAATTCCATTGTTTATAACCAATGCTTTAGAAGACAGGGAGCTCCCGCTTTACGGAGATGGACAAAACATAAGGGATTGGCTGTATGTATCAGATTGCTGTGGAGCGATAGACCTTATAATAAAAAAAGGAGAAATAGGAGAAGTTTATAACATTGCTGCATCTCAGGAATTTCCAAACGTTTATATAGCAAATAAGATTTTAGAGTTGCTCAATAAACCTGACTCTCTAATAAAATTCGTAAAGGACAGACCAGGACACGACAAAAGATACTCTTTGAAATGGGAGAAGATAAAAAAATTGGGCTGGCAGCCTGAAATTTCTATAAATGAGGGATTAAAGCTGACAATCAAGTGGTATAGAGAAAACGTTTCCTGGTGGAGAAAAATAAAAGAAGAGTCTGATGAATTCAAGAAGTTTTATAAAAGCTATTATGAGGAGGTGAAATGA